The sequence below is a genomic window from Hippocampus zosterae strain Florida chromosome 7, ASM2543408v3, whole genome shotgun sequence.
CCATCCAGTTGAGGGGGCTTCAATCGGCCAGTTGCTGCACGTGAAGATTTGCAACACGGACATGGCCGTTCTGttagttattcttttttttaattctccaacatccccccccccccccgacgcttTTACGTGCGGAAGAAAAAGTACAATATTACGGTGACGGCAGGGATGGAGAAAAATGTGCGCGTGCCTCACTTTCGCTGAAAAGAGAGCAAAATGTCGCTGTGGTTTTGACCAGAGAGCGCGCGCAGCTCTGATCAACCACCACAAGCCAATTTCCTCTCTGACATTTCACTTGACATTTTCCATCGGGTCAGCCCCCTAGTGGACATTTGTTGCGGCCGCCCCCGTTTGAAGGACCTTTCACAGCCACAGATCAGGCATGTGCGCAATAAACGCATCGTTGTGTCCTCAAATTCTGTGGCAagaagggaaggggaaaagaTCATCGACGGGCCTACACGGCAGGTCGGCAGCGTTTGAAATATCCGACTAAGTCACGAGAAAGTGACGAGAGGTATCTTGCACAAGCGTCTGCCCTATACGCAGCTGGCGCAACGCGTGACTTCTCGCTCCCGCAGTGGAATGAGACCACGCAGgggaagtaaaagaaaaaaggagaaacGAAGAGAGTCATTTTGCTATATTTGGTGATGAATGAAACAATCATGAGTCAGTGTCAATCTTTTTCTGGCGACGCTCCATCAAACGCTGaatgttggaagaaaaaaaaagcggcagGTTGATTTCAGACAGTTCGCATGAAGCAGTTGCTGAGCGACGACGGCAGCGGAGTTCCCCTTGGCGCCTCTTGTGGCGATGCTGGCTTGTTTCGCCTTGGACACCTTCCTGTCTTGTTGTTGCCTCACAGCGTTTCGGTGCAGTCACGCGATGGACTGGCTCACGTTGACGGCAATTTTCATGACGGGTAAGAGAAGTGGCTCCTTATTTGAATGCACAGAAACTTGATGGCTGTTTTGAGAtgtatattccccccccccccaccccccttatgGCACATACTGGTCTTGAGCTATTGGAAATGATGCGGAGACAACCAGCAGAAGTTGTTTCTTCTGTTGCATGCAGATTCGAAACAATATCGATCCATCTCCAGTATTTGTCTCTCTGGCCGTTGTATCTGTCAGGACTGGGGTATCGACACGATGGTCgcttgtatccatccatccatccgtccgtccgtccgtgaTTCTTCTCTTTTCAACAGTGCCTCTTGCCGGTGGCGGCAGGAGCCCCTTCACCACACCATATATGGAGCGACGTGCAGCAACGACACCATTGGTTCTTGTTTTCTTCTCCGCAGTGTTGAAAAGTGCACTTGGTTTCAATATTGACCCCGTGGCTTGGAAGACCCTGAGGAACCGCGCGGAAAGTTTTGGATACCAGATCGTGCAAAGACAAGCCGAGTGAGTGAAGGAATTGCATCCAAACGTCTTCTCCTTTTGATGTGTCGCCATCTCGCTCGCGCGGTCCGCCGGCTCGCCGCTCTTGTCGACTTATCGCCGTTGTTGCCGTCTCATCGATCCTTTCCAATGTGCGCAGTCCTTTGTGTTGATTGATTTCTGTTTCCAGTCATGTCATAGTCATCGCTCTGCGGGTACCCGCTTGGGGGTTGGATTAGCTCATTTGCAAGAGGGCTGGCATGAAATGGCAGACGTGCCGCTCCCTTTCCTGCAAAATGGACTTTGGTTCCCAATTTGCGCTTgactgaaaatagaaaaaaaaaagaactgagaATGAATGCTTCTACGTATTTGAACAGCTTGCTGGTCAGCGCACCCCTCGATCAGTATTCACATGACAGAAGAGGGAAAATCTGGAAATGTTCCACGGAGTCCTGCACCGCGCTGCCAATTTCAGGTGAGCGAGCCCCGCAACGTGGGGCCATCAGCGCTGCCTTCACGTCGCGTAGCTCAGAACTCGTGCCTCCCTTCCTCACAGTGCCCGCTTATGCCGTCAACATGTCTCTCGGTTTGACCGTGACGCTGGATCCGTCCACGGGAGCCGCCATGGtgagtggcggccattttgcacgTTAGCGCCCGTGTATTTGTCCTTTTCCCGCCCGATGGCGCCACTGATCCGCCGGTCCCCCTCGCAGGCGTGCGGTCCGACCATCCCCAAAGACTGCGGAAGCATCACCATGTACAACGGCGCGTGCTTGCAGATCGACCGTATGGACGGCGTCGGAGCTCCCCTGCCGCCTTCTATGGACGGTGCTTGACTTTTTGCTCAAATGGCTCGCGAGCCCATCTCGGACAAAAGCCGCCCCCTCGATAAGACGAGCAAGCATCCATGTCAAGCATGGCCGTTTGCAGAGAAACCTTTGACAATTGCGCTGCTGGCTAGAGAACTAGAAACAAGCCAACGGTAGCCGATTGGCACAGGAGTTGCTACAACGCCAAATGTTATCCGTTTcaagttttctttttgggaaaatcatccaaaaaatcattttaaaaaagcaacgaTAATGTACCTGTTGAGCTAATTGCGCGTCACTGCCCAATCCTCTTGGGCCATCTGAGGTTGGGCTCAATATATGAATGATTTACCTCATGAATCCAATGCCCAGTTGATGGCACACCAGGGAGgggtttttcctcccccccaaccTCGCTCCTGGACGGAGATATTCCAACGTAGGCAAAGCTCCTGAAAGCCAAGAAAAGGAACCGGTCAGCGCGAGGCGGTTTGGATGCGTCGGCGGTTTCTTGCAAATCCTATTTGAGGCACAAGAGGGTGCTAGAGAGGGAGTCGTTCCGCCACCCCGCGGATCATTCCACCAACGCATCGCGATGACAAAAGCCATTTTGGGGAAACAAATAAAGGAAATCAATTGTTGGGTGGACCCCGCCCCGTTCGGATTTGGTTGAAGACCAAACGTGGAGTCGAATGCTACGGTTTTTCAGTGCGATTCTAAACGAGCGTTGTTCTTTTTCTTGACAAGAGTGCCGAAATCAAGCAGACATCGCATTTCTCCTGGATGGCTCGGGGAGTGTGGCCAGGGACAGTTTTAAACAAATGAAGACCTTTGTCAGTAATCTCATCGGCTCCTTTTTGGGCAAAGATTCCCAGGTGAGAGACGCTTTGGTTATTTTGGGATGGATATATTTTCATtgatgtctttttgtttgttttttctcctcccaaGTTTGCCGTCGTCCAATTCTCCAACAATCCCACCAtccataattattttgataactTCAACGTGAACAGCTGGAGAAATTACATTAATGGAATCGAAAAGATCAGCGGAGGGACAAACACAGCCAGGGCCATCAAAAGCGTCGTGTATGTTTGTTGTGGAGCGTTTCTCTCTACGAGAAAGGAATCTTTCTTGAAAAGTGCCATTTGTGTTGCTTACAGGGAGCATGTATTTGTGGCCAGCAGAGGTTCCAGGCCCAACGTGAAGAAGATTCTGATCGTCATTACAGACGGAGAATCGGGCGACCGTGACAACTTGCCGTCGGCGCTAACTGCAGCCGAAAGGAAAAACATTGTTCGATTTGCCATCGGAGTGAGTTGGATTTCACACGCGACGACGCCAAGTTCAAATGCTGCCATGTTATTGACATTTtgcgtgatttttttggggggggtcaggtGGGCCGTGCGTTTAAGAGAGAGAAAGCGAAGCAGGAGCTGAACGCCATCGCATCTTCTCCCTCGGCAAAGCACGTCTTTCAAGTGGAGAACTTTGCCGCGCTCGACGCAATACGGGAGACGTTGCGGGACAGCATCTTCGCTATTGAAGGTACCGACGGAAATTTTGTTCTTTCCTTTCCGTTCCATGAGGGGGCGGCCATCTGTCCTCGGGACGATGCAATGTTGAAAGGACAAGATGCCACCTTGACGTCATTTCGGCAGGCTCTCAATCGAGCGGCGAGACCCTCAAACTGGAGATGGCCCAGCAGGGATTCAGCGCCGCCTACGTGCCCGGGGTACGACAAAGCCGGCCCGCGCGCGACGCTCGCTCGCTTCGGGACTTTCCGACAATTACCGCGGCCCTTCCAGGGAATGCAGATGGCGGCTGTCGGGGCCAACGAATGGAGAGGAGGCTTCCAAACGTACACCGACCGGGGAGCGAGCGCCTATTTGCCCACCAGCATTGCGCCGGACAGCTATCTCGGTACGAACGggaacatttcaattgctggCAACGTTCTTTCGACCCGCCCGCTTCTCGCTAGGCAAAGTTCACGGTGCCACTCGGCATGCACTTTAGATTTGGAGCCGTGTTTCTCTCTCCTCACCACTCGGTACGAGCTATTAAGCAAGAGCAAAATGATCACGGCAGCGTCTGCCGGATCCTGGTTTCAATTTCAGGCTATTCGCTAACAGTCGCCCAAACGCGCAACGCGAGGTTGACGGTCGTCGGTGCTCCCAGGTATCAACACAGAGGAGTCGTGATGGTGATTTCCCAAAACAGGCTTGAGCAAACGATAGACCCCTTCAAATGGCAGGTAAGCACCCGCGGCCATCTCTGATGCCGGCGACAGCTCACCGACGAATCGGAACAAAACGATTCGACGGCTTGAAAGAGCGCGCGCATGCGCCGTGTGACAACAGTCGGCGTTGTCGCCGCAGTATCAGATCGGGGAATATTTCGGCGCGGCGGTCTGCGCCATGGACGTGAACGGGGACGCCCGCACGGATGTCATCCTCATCTCTGCCCCCATgtttgcggaggaggaccgaGAGGGGAGGGTTTACGCTTGCGCCGTGATTGGTTTGGTGAGCCGCCCCCACGTGATCTTATTTGCGACCCGCCCTCGAAAATCCCTCCCGGCGATCCCGACTCATCTTCACGTATCGAGCAGAAAGTCGAGTGTCGCTTCGACTCTCCGGTCGTCCTCCGAGGAGTGCGTTCCCCCAGAGCGCGTTTTGGCTCCTCCCTCGCCGTACTGCCCGACCTCAACTCGGACGGACTCAACGACTTGGCGGTCGGGGCGCCGTTGGAGGATGACGGACGAGGCGCCGTCTACGTATTTCATAGCGAGCGAACGGGGATCTCGACGACTTTCTCGCAGGTGAATGACAAAGTCGAGCGTTTGTTTTTCCCGGGCACTTGGTCAAAGTTCCCCGTCCGCATCTTTGGAATGACGACCAAACGATACAAAAGGCTTTTCACTGGCTTTTGCACTCAACTAGCGGATCGCCGGCTCAGAGTTGAAGTCGGGACTCCGGTTCTTCGGCATGTCCATCAGCCAGTCCTCTGCGGACCTCAGCGGGGACAACCTGCCCGACTTTGCCGTGGGTTCCAAAGGAGCCGTCACCTTACTCAGGTACGGGATTCTCCTTTGTCGCTTCCATGTTTTACGGTTAGCGGCTTCTGGGCGAGTTATGAATCGCAGCGTCAAGTGCGCGCGTGAGAGACCCCAACCCCCTTTCCCCCCCCTGAGCTGAGACCGGAAGCGGGGACATGATCACACCGCGAAGCAGACCTACTAACCCTGGGCTCACCGGACCGCCCGTACAGATCCAAGCCCATCGTAACGGTGGAAAGCATGCTGTCCTACGCACCGAAACAGATCTCGACGACAAACGCCGACTGTAACGAGCCAAAGAACTTTGTGGCAGAGATCTGCTTTGTGATGAGCGCACTCTCCAGCGTGCCAACAGGTGCCTAATTCTGCGGTCTCGGTCAGACCGCTCGCGCTCGCGCTAACGTTTCAACTCCAAAATGTCCCAGCCGAGGCCAGAGTTAATTACACTCTAACGCTGGATGCCACCCGCAAGGCGCCCAACAACCGAGCTTACATCAGTGAGGAGAAGCGAGAAAAGCGCGGGACCCTCACTCTGGATTTGGCGGCGCCAAATTGTTTCAGTGTCAACTTCTTCATCGAGGTGAGTTGTCGGACGGCGGCGACGGCTGGTTGAAAGCTCACCCGCCTCTCGCTGGTCGTCGTCGTCCGCAGCCCTGCCCGGAAGACGCCTTGAATCCTCTGGCCAATGAGCTGAGATTCACTTTTGAAGGCTTGCCCGCCGCCAACGACCTGAGCCCCAGTCTGGCCGGCCAGGTCCAGACGGTCGACATTCACCCGGTGAGTCGCCTGGTCGCGTCCGTGCCCGACCGGCTTTGCGGATCCCTCGGGCGCTTTTTCACCCGTCGTCCGCCATCTTCCAGTTGGCCTTTGAGATCGACTGCGGCCTCGACAAAACGTGTGTGGATAACCTCCAGCTGGACTTCAACTTTAGCAGGTAAGATGCTCGTCGCGCGTTGCGAGTTCTGCTTCTGCCGTGCCGGAACCCCTCTCGTCGCGGCGGAGCAGATCCTCGGAGGTCCGAGTGGGCATCGACGAGCTCTTGAACGTCACCGTATCTGTGGAGAACCTGGGGGAAGACGCGTACAACGCCCTCGTTGTTCTCACGTACCCGGCCGAGTTCTCCTTCCGGAGGTTTGGAGTCTTGCAGGTAGGCGTCGACATCGGCGCGACTTCTTCCGCTCCGGCTCCCCTGCGATTGTAGATTTTTCGCAAAAGAGACTCTTCAAAAGACTCTCTTCTACCTTTGAGACCACCCAGGACCCGGATGAGTGGGAATCCACACATTTCTTTTCTCCACAAAGGGCCGAATTGAGTGCAACTCCTTGGACAGCGTGAGCGGCCTATCTCGCGGAAAGACGGACTGCACCGTTGACAAGCCCATTCTCAGAAGCAACGCAACGGTGAGTTCGGTGACATGCAAAAATGTGGAGGCGACCTCGCGTTGCGCAGCGCACGCCTCTCGAAATGACGACAACATGTTCTTCTAATGGCCGATCGTACTCTCTGCGAGAACCATACGTGGCGGTATTCCAATTGCTCTTATTGGCTGACATTTCAGGCCGTCTTTGTGGTGTCGTACGGCATCGAAAGCAACAGCCAGCTGGACGGCAGAATTTTGGTCACAGCAAATGCAACAAGGTCGAGTTCCTCAACCTGCGCGCACGTTAGATGTTGCGCAATTCAACCGTCGTCTCCCTTCACAGTGGGAACCAGCGGCACTCGGCTTTAAGCCAACTTTACCAAGCCAAAGACATTGGCGTCAAGTACAGCATTTTTGTCACGATGGAAAGGTGCGTATTTGGACGCTCGTGACAATGGGAGAGGATTGCCACTCATCAGACATTTCTTTTCAGTTCCCTAAGTTACGTCAATTTCACCTTTGGAAAGAGTGATGTGCAGAAAGCGG
It includes:
- the LOC127603223 gene encoding integrin alpha-M-like isoform X1, producing the protein MLACFALDTFLSCCCLTAFRCSHAMDWLTLTAIFMTVLKSALGFNIDPVAWKTLRNRAESFGYQIVQRQADLLVSAPLDQYSHDRRGKIWKCSTESCTALPISVPAYAVNMSLGLTVTLDPSTGAAMACGPTIPKDCGSITMYNGACLQIDRMDGVGAPLPPSMDECRNQADIAFLLDGSGSVARDSFKQMKTFVSNLIGSFLGKDSQFAVVQFSNNPTIHNYFDNFNVNSWRNYINGIEKISGGTNTARAIKSVVEHVFVASRGSRPNVKKILIVITDGESGDRDNLPSALTAAERKNIVRFAIGVGRAFKREKAKQELNAIASSPSAKHVFQVENFAALDAIRETLRDSIFAIEGSQSSGETLKLEMAQQGFSAAYVPGGMQMAAVGANEWRGGFQTYTDRGASAYLPTSIAPDSYLGYSLTVAQTRNARLTVVGAPRYQHRGVVMVISQNRLEQTIDPFKWQYQIGEYFGAAVCAMDVNGDARTDVILISAPMFAEEDREGRVYACAVIGLKVECRFDSPVVLRGVRSPRARFGSSLAVLPDLNSDGLNDLAVGAPLEDDGRGAVYVFHSERTGISTTFSQRIAGSELKSGLRFFGMSISQSSADLSGDNLPDFAVGSKGAVTLLRSKPIVTVESMLSYAPKQISTTNADCNEPKNFVAEICFVMSALSSVPTAEARVNYTLTLDATRKAPNNRAYISEEKREKRGTLTLDLAAPNCFSVNFFIEPCPEDALNPLANELRFTFEGLPAANDLSPSLAGQVQTVDIHPLAFEIDCGLDKTCVDNLQLDFNFSRSSEVRVGIDELLNVTVSVENLGEDAYNALVVLTYPAEFSFRRFGVLQGRIECNSLDSVSGLSRGKTDCTVDKPILRSNATAVFVVSYGIESNSQLDGRILVTANATSGNQRHSALSQLYQAKDIGVKYSIFVTMESSLSYVNFTFGKSDVQKAVEQTVLVSNNVRAFQVTVVIRVPVKLGEKDIWANPSSLQVQDCQYSNDEQANVSDWRGNLQKNKILDCSVATCRVFKCPRFMGRLEGKRYKISANMSSAWIQQMGLDRAKFILTTTASLEYDENQYIFFSASSRNDIRARKIETEVEVYPQPDFTKEIVGGSLGGLAILVLLSVVLYKAGFFKSKYKEMINDADGADTGGPVHDEAALTQ
- the LOC127603223 gene encoding integrin alpha-M-like isoform X2 — its product is MFHGVLHRAANFSARLCRQHVSRFDRDAGSVHGSRHECRNQADIAFLLDGSGSVARDSFKQMKTFVSNLIGSFLGKDSQFAVVQFSNNPTIHNYFDNFNVNSWRNYINGIEKISGGTNTARAIKSVVEHVFVASRGSRPNVKKILIVITDGESGDRDNLPSALTAAERKNIVRFAIGVGRAFKREKAKQELNAIASSPSAKHVFQVENFAALDAIRETLRDSIFAIEGSQSSGETLKLEMAQQGFSAAYVPGGMQMAAVGANEWRGGFQTYTDRGASAYLPTSIAPDSYLGYSLTVAQTRNARLTVVGAPRYQHRGVVMVISQNRLEQTIDPFKWQYQIGEYFGAAVCAMDVNGDARTDVILISAPMFAEEDREGRVYACAVIGLKVECRFDSPVVLRGVRSPRARFGSSLAVLPDLNSDGLNDLAVGAPLEDDGRGAVYVFHSERTGISTTFSQRIAGSELKSGLRFFGMSISQSSADLSGDNLPDFAVGSKGAVTLLRSKPIVTVESMLSYAPKQISTTNADCNEPKNFVAEICFVMSALSSVPTAEARVNYTLTLDATRKAPNNRAYISEEKREKRGTLTLDLAAPNCFSVNFFIEPCPEDALNPLANELRFTFEGLPAANDLSPSLAGQVQTVDIHPLAFEIDCGLDKTCVDNLQLDFNFSRSSEVRVGIDELLNVTVSVENLGEDAYNALVVLTYPAEFSFRRFGVLQGRIECNSLDSVSGLSRGKTDCTVDKPILRSNATAVFVVSYGIESNSQLDGRILVTANATSGNQRHSALSQLYQAKDIGVKYSIFVTMESSLSYVNFTFGKSDVQKAVEQTVLVSNNVRAFQVTVVIRVPVKLGEKDIWANPSSLQVQDCQYSNDEQANVSDWRGNLQKNKILDCSVATCRVFKCPRFMGRLEGKRYKISANMSSAWIQQMGLDRAKFILTTTASLEYDENQYIFFSASSRNDIRARKIETEVEVYPQPDFTKEIVGGSLGGLAILVLLSVVLYKAGFFKSKYKEMINDADGADTGGPVHDEAALTQ